Proteins co-encoded in one Equus caballus isolate H_3958 breed thoroughbred chromosome 31, TB-T2T, whole genome shotgun sequence genomic window:
- the VIP gene encoding VIP peptides isoform X3 — protein MEIRSKPQLLVLLTLCSMLFSQTLAWPLFGAPSALSRLGDRISFEEANEPDQVSLKADTDILQNVLAENDKPYYDVSRNTRHADGVFTSDFSRLLGQISAKKYLESLIGKRVSNNISEDQGPIKRHSDAVFTDNYTRLRKQMAVKKYLNSILNGKRSEGESPDFLEELEK, from the exons ATGGAAATCAGAAGTAAGCCTCAGCTCCTCGTGCTCCTGACACTTTGTAGTATGCTCTTCTCACAAACATTGGCATGGCCTCTTTTTGGAGCACCTTCTGCTCTGAG TAGGTTGGGTGACAGAATATCATTTGAAGAAGCAAATGAACCTGATCAAGTTTCACTAAAAGCAGACACTGACATCTTGCAAAATGTGTTAGCTGAAAATGACAAACCCTACTATGATGTATCCAG GAACACCAGGCATGCGGATGGAGTTTTCACCAGTGACTTTAGTAGACTCTTGGGTCAAATTTCTGCCAAAAAATACCTTGAGTCCCTTATTGGAAAACGAGTTAG CAATAACATCTCAGAAGACCAGGGACCAATCAAACGCCACTCAGATGCCGTCTTCACTGACAACTATACCCGCCTTCGAAAACAAATGGCTGTAAAGAAATACTTGAACTCAATTCTGAACGGGAAAAGGAG TGAGGGAGAATCTCCTGACTTCCTTGAAGagttagaaaaataa
- the VIP gene encoding VIP peptides isoform X1, with amino-acid sequence MEIRSKPQLLVLLTLCSMLFSQTLAWPLFGAPSALSRLGDRISFEEANEPDQVSLKADTDILQNVLAENDKPYYDVSRNTRHADGVFTSDFSRLLGQISAKKYLESLIGKRVSNNISEDQGPIKRHSDAVFTDNYTRLRKQMAVKKYLNSILNGKRSSEGESPDFLEELEK; translated from the exons ATGGAAATCAGAAGTAAGCCTCAGCTCCTCGTGCTCCTGACACTTTGTAGTATGCTCTTCTCACAAACATTGGCATGGCCTCTTTTTGGAGCACCTTCTGCTCTGAG TAGGTTGGGTGACAGAATATCATTTGAAGAAGCAAATGAACCTGATCAAGTTTCACTAAAAGCAGACACTGACATCTTGCAAAATGTGTTAGCTGAAAATGACAAACCCTACTATGATGTATCCAG GAACACCAGGCATGCGGATGGAGTTTTCACCAGTGACTTTAGTAGACTCTTGGGTCAAATTTCTGCCAAAAAATACCTTGAGTCCCTTATTGGAAAACGAGTTAG CAATAACATCTCAGAAGACCAGGGACCAATCAAACGCCACTCAGATGCCGTCTTCACTGACAACTATACCCGCCTTCGAAAACAAATGGCTGTAAAGAAATACTTGAACTCAATTCTGAACGGGAAAAGGAG CAGTGAGGGAGAATCTCCTGACTTCCTTGAAGagttagaaaaataa
- the VIP gene encoding VIP peptides isoform X2: MEIRSKPQLLVLLTLCSMLFSQTLAWPLFGAPSALRLGDRISFEEANEPDQVSLKADTDILQNVLAENDKPYYDVSRNTRHADGVFTSDFSRLLGQISAKKYLESLIGKRVSNNISEDQGPIKRHSDAVFTDNYTRLRKQMAVKKYLNSILNGKRSSEGESPDFLEELEK; this comes from the exons ATGGAAATCAGAAGTAAGCCTCAGCTCCTCGTGCTCCTGACACTTTGTAGTATGCTCTTCTCACAAACATTGGCATGGCCTCTTTTTGGAGCACCTTCTGCTCTGAG GTTGGGTGACAGAATATCATTTGAAGAAGCAAATGAACCTGATCAAGTTTCACTAAAAGCAGACACTGACATCTTGCAAAATGTGTTAGCTGAAAATGACAAACCCTACTATGATGTATCCAG GAACACCAGGCATGCGGATGGAGTTTTCACCAGTGACTTTAGTAGACTCTTGGGTCAAATTTCTGCCAAAAAATACCTTGAGTCCCTTATTGGAAAACGAGTTAG CAATAACATCTCAGAAGACCAGGGACCAATCAAACGCCACTCAGATGCCGTCTTCACTGACAACTATACCCGCCTTCGAAAACAAATGGCTGTAAAGAAATACTTGAACTCAATTCTGAACGGGAAAAGGAG CAGTGAGGGAGAATCTCCTGACTTCCTTGAAGagttagaaaaataa
- the VIP gene encoding VIP peptides isoform X4 codes for MEIRSKPQLLVLLTLCSMLFSQTLAWPLFGAPSALRLGDRISFEEANEPDQVSLKADTDILQNVLAENDKPYYDVSRNTRHADGVFTSDFSRLLGQISAKKYLESLIGKRVSNNISEDQGPIKRHSDAVFTDNYTRLRKQMAVKKYLNSILNGKRSEGESPDFLEELEK; via the exons ATGGAAATCAGAAGTAAGCCTCAGCTCCTCGTGCTCCTGACACTTTGTAGTATGCTCTTCTCACAAACATTGGCATGGCCTCTTTTTGGAGCACCTTCTGCTCTGAG GTTGGGTGACAGAATATCATTTGAAGAAGCAAATGAACCTGATCAAGTTTCACTAAAAGCAGACACTGACATCTTGCAAAATGTGTTAGCTGAAAATGACAAACCCTACTATGATGTATCCAG GAACACCAGGCATGCGGATGGAGTTTTCACCAGTGACTTTAGTAGACTCTTGGGTCAAATTTCTGCCAAAAAATACCTTGAGTCCCTTATTGGAAAACGAGTTAG CAATAACATCTCAGAAGACCAGGGACCAATCAAACGCCACTCAGATGCCGTCTTCACTGACAACTATACCCGCCTTCGAAAACAAATGGCTGTAAAGAAATACTTGAACTCAATTCTGAACGGGAAAAGGAG TGAGGGAGAATCTCCTGACTTCCTTGAAGagttagaaaaataa